In the Gemmatimonadota bacterium genome, CCGCCGCCGTGTTCGTGTGCAGCGTCGTCAGCACCAGGTGCCCCGTGAGCGCCGCGCTCAACCCGATCTGCACCGTCTCCCCGTCCCGCATCTCGCCCACCAGGATGATGTCCGGATCCTGACGCAGGATCGCACGCAGCCCCGCCGCAAACGTGACGCCCCGTCGAACATTGACCTGCGACTGCCGGATCCCCTCCATCGCATACTCGACCGGGTCCTCCAGCGTGACAATCGAGCGCTCGCCCGTGTTCAGCTCGTTCAGCGCGCAGTAAAGCGTCGTCGTCTTCCCCGATCCCGTGGGGCCCGTGACCAGCACCACGCCGTGCGGCCGGCGCAGCACCTGCCGGTACAGCTTCATATCCTCCTGCGTCATGCCCAGACTCGCCAGCCGCAGGTCCATCTTGGAACGGTCCAGCACGCGCAGCACCACGTCCTCGCCGTGCAGCGTCGGAAACGTCGAGATGCGCAGGTCCACCGGCCGGCCATCCGCCTCCATCCGGAACCGGCCATCCTGCGGCACCTTGCTCTCCGCAATGTTCAGCCCCGCCAGGATCTTGATGCGGATCGCTACCGCGTTCTGGATCGAGCTGGCGTACGTGCCACCCTCCCGCAGAAGCCCGTCCATCCGGTAACGCACCCGCAGGATCTCTTCCATCGGCTCGATGTGAACATCCGTCGCGCCCAACGAGATCGCCCGCTTCACGATCTCCTGCACCGCCTGCGCTGCACTGATTTCCTCTACATCCGGCGCCGCCGCCGCCTTCTTCGAGACAACCTTCAGGTCGCCCGGCTCCTGCAGCTCGCCCAAATACACCTGCTCGAGCAGCGACTTGATCCACCAGCGCGGCGCCGCCACCACCGAGACGCGCCGCTCCGATGACCACTCCAGTGCAATCGTCGCATCCATGTCGAACGGATTCGCCATGGCCACGATCAGACGGCCATTCTCGTACTTCAGCGGAATGGCCGTGTGCGCCATCGCCACTTGCTCCGGGATGGCGCCCATGATCTTCGGGTCGAGCTTGACTTCATCCACGTCCAACCAGGGAATGTGCGCCGCCTCGCATAGCGCCCGCATCACATCATCATCGCGGACATGCCCCAGCTCGATCAGGATCTTGCCCAACTGCTCACCAGAGCCCTGCTGCACCCCCAGCGCTTCCTGCAACTGCGAATCGCTGAGCACGCCCATCTCCACCAGGCGCTCGCCTAATCGCTTCTTCGTCGTTGTCGCCACCGCTGCTCCTGCCTCTGCTGTAACCACCAGGATAGCACAAGCGCCCGCACCACACCAGCCGCCGGGACCCCAGCCGGCCCATACCCGACAGCAACCCCGCCGCTCTACATTATAACGAGTCGCCCAAAACGCAATCGGGTCGCGTGTGCAGCTTCCCTCGCGCCCAACCCCGCGCTCCGCAGCTAGCGGCCGGCGAGGTTGACAAAAATCCGGATGACCCGTATACTACTTGTCTGTTCCCAGCCGGCTCCGGCCCGCGCTCCCACCAGCCAGCGGCGGGCACGGCGGCAGGAAACCGGCGCGCGAACCGCGCTGGCGCATGGGGAGAGCGGAGGGGCCTGACCGGGCGCACGCTGGCGGCTTGCGCCTGCCCCCTCCGGCAGTGCTCCGTGGCGGCGCGGGCGGCGTGTTTCACGCTCCGTCCGCGCCGCCCGCTACGATACGCTCGCGTAGCTCAGGGGTAGAGCGCTTCCTTGGTAAGGAAGAGGTCACGGGTTCAACCCCCGTCGCGAGCTCCTGGACACGGAGGATACCTCGAGGGGAGCCATGGCGAAGGCGAAGTTTGAGCGGACGAAGCCGCACGTGAATGTAGGGACGATCGGGCATGTGGATCATGGGAAGACCACATTAACGGCGGCGATCACGCGGGTGCAGGCGGCGCGGGGGATGGCGCAGTACATAGCGTTTGAGCAGATTGACAAGGCGCCGGAGGAGCGGGAGCGGGGGATCACGATAGCGGTGGCGCACGTGGAGTACTCGACGCCGAACCGGCATTACGCGCACGTGGAC is a window encoding:
- the tadA gene encoding Flp pilus assembly complex ATPase component TadA; the encoded protein is MATTTKKRLGERLVEMGVLSDSQLQEALGVQQGSGEQLGKILIELGHVRDDDVMRALCEAAHIPWLDVDEVKLDPKIMGAIPEQVAMAHTAIPLKYENGRLIVAMANPFDMDATIALEWSSERRVSVVAAPRWWIKSLLEQVYLGELQEPGDLKVVSKKAAAAPDVEEISAAQAVQEIVKRAISLGATDVHIEPMEEILRVRYRMDGLLREGGTYASSIQNAVAIRIKILAGLNIAESKVPQDGRFRMEADGRPVDLRISTFPTLHGEDVVLRVLDRSKMDLRLASLGMTQEDMKLYRQVLRRPHGVVLVTGPTGSGKTTTLYCALNELNTGERSIVTLEDPVEYAMEGIRQSQVNVRRGVTFAAGLRAILRQDPDIILVGEMRDGETVQIGLSAALTGHLVLTTLHTNTAAGTIPRLLDMGAEPFILASALQMVLAQRLLRMLCANCKEPGEIPDDLRERYKLGDAQVFKPRGCAGCRNQGYRGRLGIFEILPMTKEVIQAIYDRCSVDEIRRVSGRPTLLHDGLRKVKAGLTTLDELLRVMSVQ
- the tuf gene encoding elongation factor Tu (EF-Tu; promotes GTP-dependent binding of aminoacyl-tRNA to the A-site of ribosomes during protein biosynthesis; when the tRNA anticodon matches the mRNA codon, GTP hydrolysis results; the inactive EF-Tu-GDP leaves the ribosome and release of GDP is promoted by elongation factor Ts; many prokaryotes have two copies of the gene encoding EF-Tu), encoding MAKAKFERTKPHVNVGTIGHVDHGKTTLTAAITRVQAARGMAQYIAFEQIDKAPEERERGITIAVAHVEYSTPNRHYAHVD